In Natrinema amylolyticum, the following are encoded in one genomic region:
- a CDS encoding NAD-dependent epimerase/dehydratase family protein, giving the protein MSISSRNVLVTGGAGFIGSHLTERLLADGTDVTVVDDCSNGDRDRVPDDADFLEADLTDPDALEGHLEEIDLVVHLAASKHVDTDRPHGQFDDNTRMTRNILEAMAEADVTEIAYTSSSTVYGEAPRPTPEDYAPLEPISAYGASKLADEGLLSARAHSHDLTVWNFRFANVVGPRLRGAVIPDFIEKLQENPETLTILGDGRQEKSYLHVEDCLDAICHTIEHADDAMNTYNLGTRTTTSVDRIATIVAEELGVDPDREYTGGERGWTGDVPKMRLSIEKLSALGWEPRLSSDEAVRRSTREIIDELR; this is encoded by the coding sequence ATGTCCATCTCGAGCCGGAACGTCCTCGTCACTGGCGGAGCCGGATTCATCGGCTCCCATCTCACCGAACGCCTGCTCGCCGACGGCACCGACGTCACCGTCGTCGACGACTGCTCGAACGGCGACCGCGACCGCGTGCCCGACGACGCCGACTTCCTCGAGGCCGACCTCACCGACCCCGACGCGCTAGAGGGCCACCTCGAGGAGATCGACCTCGTCGTCCACCTCGCGGCGTCGAAACACGTCGACACGGACCGGCCTCACGGCCAGTTCGACGACAACACGCGGATGACCCGGAACATCCTTGAGGCGATGGCCGAGGCCGACGTGACCGAGATCGCTTACACCTCTTCCTCGACGGTGTACGGCGAGGCACCGCGACCGACGCCGGAGGACTACGCGCCGCTCGAGCCGATCAGTGCCTACGGGGCGAGCAAACTCGCGGACGAAGGGTTACTCTCCGCGCGGGCCCACAGCCACGATCTCACCGTCTGGAACTTCCGCTTCGCGAACGTGGTCGGACCGCGCCTGCGCGGGGCGGTGATCCCTGACTTCATCGAGAAGCTTCAGGAGAACCCGGAGACCCTCACCATTCTCGGTGACGGCCGTCAGGAGAAGTCCTATCTACACGTCGAGGACTGTCTCGACGCGATTTGTCATACCATCGAGCACGCCGACGACGCGATGAACACCTACAACCTCGGCACGCGGACGACCACGTCGGTCGACCGAATCGCGACCATCGTCGCCGAGGAACTGGGCGTCGATCCCGACCGGGAGTACACCGGCGGCGAGCGCGGCTGGACCGGCGACGTACCAAAGATGCGCCTCTCGATCGAGAAGCTCTCGGCGCTGGGCTGGGAGCCCCGGCTCTCGAGCGACGAGGCGGTCCGTCGGTCGACCCGCGAGATCATCGACGAACTGCGCTGA
- a CDS encoding lysylphosphatidylglycerol synthase transmembrane domain-containing protein — protein MNDGGERSGSRAGDRGPDAERGESASERLAAALTRRRLTIAGTILVLVGLLVALREIDVRTVATEIASADPLLIGAAIAVYAVSWPLRGRRYGDVLAAMGYRGGTIVPTLAVFVSQTANLAIPARAGDAVRAYVMKTHRDVPYTAGFASLAVERVFDLATIAALAGLATAWLALGGEAGPLEIAAEAGGARTALLAAVAVSTATVGVGFAVVTSARADHGLSAWLRTRADGRPRLEGVLEAALRFAGDVQIVARRPRALARIGTGSLLVWALDVLTAVLVLAALGGGLAFGTLLAVGTLAVSVGNLAKVLPLSQGGVGLYEAAFTALVVGLTPIGASTALAAAIVDHALKNGVTLVGGAGSVTSLGISLSDATESNPEATRETGKLLGKPKK, from the coding sequence ATGAACGACGGGGGCGAGAGATCGGGTTCGCGAGCGGGCGACCGCGGGCCGGACGCGGAACGCGGTGAGTCAGCGAGCGAGCGACTCGCCGCGGCGCTGACTCGCCGCCGACTGACGATCGCGGGAACGATACTCGTTCTCGTCGGCCTGCTCGTCGCCCTCCGAGAGATCGACGTCCGGACCGTCGCGACCGAAATCGCGAGCGCCGACCCGCTCCTGATCGGCGCTGCGATCGCCGTCTACGCCGTCTCGTGGCCGCTCCGGGGTCGCCGATACGGCGACGTGCTGGCCGCGATGGGGTACCGGGGCGGGACGATCGTTCCGACGCTGGCCGTCTTCGTCAGTCAGACGGCGAACCTCGCGATTCCAGCGCGGGCCGGCGACGCGGTCCGTGCATACGTGATGAAGACTCATCGCGACGTCCCTTACACCGCCGGCTTCGCGTCGCTGGCCGTCGAACGGGTGTTCGATCTGGCGACGATCGCCGCGCTCGCGGGGCTCGCGACGGCCTGGCTCGCGCTCGGCGGCGAGGCCGGCCCGCTCGAGATCGCCGCCGAGGCCGGTGGCGCGCGGACCGCCCTTCTCGCTGCAGTGGCCGTGAGCACGGCGACCGTCGGCGTCGGCTTCGCCGTCGTCACCTCCGCCCGGGCCGATCACGGACTGAGCGCGTGGCTCCGGACGCGAGCGGACGGTCGGCCGCGACTCGAGGGGGTGCTCGAGGCCGCGCTCCGATTCGCCGGCGACGTACAGATCGTCGCCCGTCGGCCGCGAGCGCTGGCGAGGATCGGGACGGGGAGTCTACTGGTGTGGGCGCTCGACGTGCTCACGGCGGTGCTCGTCCTCGCGGCGCTGGGCGGTGGGCTCGCATTTGGCACGCTGCTTGCGGTCGGGACGCTGGCGGTCAGCGTCGGGAACCTCGCGAAGGTCCTCCCGCTGTCTCAGGGCGGCGTCGGGCTCTACGAGGCCGCGTTCACGGCGCTCGTGGTCGGGCTCACCCCGATCGGTGCGAGCACGGCGCTGGCCGCGGCGATCGTCGATCACGCGCTGAAAAACGGCGTGACGCTGGTCGGAGGTGCCGGTTCGGTCACCTCGTTGGGTATTTCGCTTTCGGATGCGACGGAATCGAACCCAGAAGCGACGCGGGAGACCGGCAAGCTTTTAGGCAAACCTAAAAAATAA